In Ananas comosus cultivar F153 linkage group 7, ASM154086v1, whole genome shotgun sequence, the sequence ttttataaacttgCTACGTGACAACATTACCTTTAtttacttgaaccgaaccgggtTTATTGAGTGTGGGCACCAACCCGAATCGGCTCAAGTCCTtcatatatttctatttttttttacatgaaCCGAACTGGATTGTTTAGTATAAGTGCCAACCCAAATCGGCTCAAGTCCTCcatatatttctttctttgagTGAACCGGGTCAATGTACCCGAACCAActcaattttttctctttcattgCTTGAACCAAACCGGGTTTCCTCTTCTTTGCTTGAATCATCGGACCGAACCAGACCAAGACCAATTGATCCATATCTATCTATAAACATAttctataatctataaacatatattatttttcaatattctGCTGATGTGGCGCAACGTCCTTacttttggagtttttttttctaatgtaGATGGCTTGCTTACCCTCTATCTTTATGTAACTCCCGTGTCCCCCAGTCTTCAATTTCCCTCCCTGCATCCTAACTCTCCATTCTTCTCCACATCCACTATACCCTCTCTCTGTAACTCCCGTGTCACCTTCTCTCTGTAACTCCCATGTCCCCCGTCTTCCCTTCTCCTCCCCGTGTCTCTCCGTCTTCCCCCCTTGCTATAACTCCCACTCTTCTCCAACTACTACGAGTCTTTGACCACACATTCCTTTTAATCCAAACCGCTACAATCTTCAATCAAATGATAGACATAAACCAATTATTTTCTCATCGAAATATCCAATGGTCGAGATCATACGAGATTCGTTAGCACTTTTTCCACAAGACCTTTATAAACCCTCTCTTCTTTACATCTCTCACACTCCCTCTTTTACGGTTTATGTCTTTTCTATACCCTCCGAAACGCTAGCTATACTCAAAATAGCATCATGGAATGATCCCCTTCGGAATCAGCGGAGCCCTGTAGTCGAAGAGCGACCTCACTTGCTTTGTGAAGTGGCCGAAAGTGGTGTGGATCCAGTGACAGAGGAGAATTCTCAAGCAAGGTTGAAGGTGCTCCCTGTTTTGAACCAGTTCACCAAAACCCTGAATAAGAACCTTACTAAACTActaatattctcttttttttttttttagaggttTGTTAATACAATTACCTCATCTTTGTTgaattattaatagtatttatccACTACTAACCTCTTTCTCTATGAATTGCTCAAAAAATTTTTGGCAAATCTCGCACACGGCTCAAAATCACCTAAAATTGGTAACATTTTGAATTATGTTCTGTTGATTTCATCTTTGATTGATCTAATTTTTGACTGAATGGATGGGATCCTTGAGGTGGGGAACAAGGCAGCAGATATCTTTGGGGAGGTTTTTCGCAAGTATTTAGCCAGAGGTTCGACATCGTTCGTAAAGAGGATCTCAGTCTTATTTGGTTTCCTTATTGCTCCTCTCTACAAGGGAGAACCCGTAAATTTTAGACATGTCCTgtgatttatttatatgtatgaTTGTTTATATTATTCGGGTTTTCTATTTACTGtttaattttaaagattttataCCTTGCACATGTGTATTTATCTTTTCTTATAGTCTTACCAATTTTTTGACTTTGAGTTTAATCATATATATTGTTGagtaaacaaatataaaaaaaatcatcttaGTTTTTTACCAATTCTTGCGAACTGTTTAAACTACTATTTTTCATTCCATATTTAGAGTACCATTTTCTATGTATTTGATAAACTGTATATTTCAGGCTTATTTTTTTTCAGACTAACATCGATGATAAACgatgatagaaaaataattgcTTCAATAATGTCTATCCGTCGCATCGCACGGATAACTAAACTAGTTGACCGTTAAGAGCAATAATTGATAGTTATGCAAGAGCATTATTCGGCGATAGAAACAAAGAATATAATGTTTAGAATACATGCTAGAATTTTACCTCAAAACTGCAGGCTCATTACGAAACTCGAAGAATTTGGGTAGGAAATGCTTTGTTTATCCTAGTTAAATGAAGCATCAGAATACTTTGATATGCATTGTAAATTCGATTTTCGAATGTAGAATATGTACCTTGTGGGCACCTCAAGTTTTTTCTCTTATGAAAAGTCAGTAAGCCCAAACTAGAGATCCTCTGAGGAACATTAATGGCTCACTACAGCACCAATGCTCAAAGCTACAAgataaagtaaagaacaatgtAGCACAAAAGCTTAAAACAAAATTTGCGGCTTACCATGAAAGATGCTTTGTCGATACAAAGGCACTGTCCGATCAAGCTCACTGAGTTTTTAGATTAAATCCAACGGTAGGTAATAGGTATTCATACAAGCTCAAGATTTACCGTACTTTTGCACATAACCCTGCACACAAACAGTTacacataaaatattaatagattgTCGAACTGAGTTTAGATTTATCTTCTGCATTGATCGCAACTCAAATCCTCACCTCCACAAGCTTCAAAAGCTTCGGCTTTGACGACGATAGATAGTTGTTGACGGCCTCTGTATTAGTTGGGACTTGTTGTATTGCACCGAGGACCTTCTCCACTGCTTTCTTAACTATCGTGTTATGAGAATCTTTACTTAAGCGGCCCTCCCGCCAGAAGGGTTTTACCAATTCCTTAACACAATCCACCAAGGCAGAGCGGAATACTTTCAAAGCCTTTGATTCTTTGTCACTTTTAGCCTTCTCAACTTGTTTAATGTCACAATTCGCCTCTTTGGCATTTGCACCTTCATTTACATGAGAAACCTTTTCCTTACGATCTTTAGGGTTAGATTTATGTCCTCCTCCCAGCTCCAATGAACTCTTGTTATCTAGGAGCTCTTCATGGGGCGGCGGAAGAGCATTTGTTGCTTTCTGGGAATTAGAACCATGATTAGGGTTTCCACTTAAATCAGTACTAACTTTCTGGGCATTGAATCCATGACCAGGGTTTCCACTTACAGTAGTAGCTTTCTGGGCATTTGATCCATGAGTAGGGTTTCCACTCAAACCAGTATTATCACTTATATTTCCTCCTTTGAGTGGATCAAGGCTATCAACAAATGGATCATATTGGTTTTGAGGGGCTGGTTTGCCAAGATGTAGACTACAAAAAGAAGATCGGAAAGGCACAGAATTCTCCCAAGCATTTCCCTGAATTTCTGCTCTCTTCTCCCTGAGAATCTTTTGATGTGTGCTGCTCTCCACTTCAGATCTCGAGAAGAACGGCGAAGAACTTCTTGGAAGTGAGGCAGACCAAGAATCATACTTTCCTCCGCCATTGATATGTTCCAAACTCGACGGTGTAGATCCACGATTTGATGAAGGGGAACCCGTTAGAGGGTTAAGAGAGTAATCAATAGTTGGGTTTAATAACTTTGAAGAACTATAAGAACTACGAGAGTCATATATTGAATAATGGCCCTGCTGATTGCTAAAACTGAGGGGCTCTTTCCCCCAGCCAGAAGCATGATGATTAATATAGCCAAGATAAGTTCTTTTGATGCCAAAAGGCTGTTGATATTCTTCTCGGATCATTTGAGGGCGACCCAGCTGATTCCTTGGAAATGTAGATGTTCTATTGCTTTGTGAATCATCTTGAGCGATAAATCCCTCTTCAACAGTCTTTGATGCATGTAGATGGTGCTCACCACTGAGATGTGGTAACGTATGGTTTTCACCACCATATGCAAGGACAAGGGCCCTTTGATGATCTATTTCTGATGAGGTTTCAGCATTTAATGAGTCTCGAGGCTCAAAAGATGCGGACAATTTTGGTGTCTCTTCTTCTTTGGCAGAACCTGTGGGCAATTTCGATCTTTCTGCTCCTTCGGTGGAATCAGTGGACAATTTTGATCTTTCTGCTTGTGCAGAGTCTAGAGACACACCATGGAGCAGTAAACATTTTTATTCTGTTCAAACTATCAGCTAAAATAAATTGCAGAAAACCTTCTTGAAAGTATAGCAACTTGAGTTCTGCCCCCGTGAAAAATAATAACCTATAACCTACATTTAACCCCCTCAATGTTTAGGTTGTTAATACTTAACGCCCTTCCATCACATTTTTTGTGTAGGAAGTGTTGGAAAGTATTGTAAAAATGCCTGGATATATTAAAAGGGGTATAATGGATATGTAGATTACTATCCAATATTTACTAACAGGTGCTGCAGAGAAAATTTAACAGAACGGAGTTAAGTGCTAACAGTATAAACATTAAGGGGGTTAAACGTAAGAGTTTAATTTTCGAAGCATGGGGCAAAGTGCAAATCGTGATCTTTTAAGGGGTTTCTGTGTTTAGTGCGGTACATTTGTTTCACAGAAAGCTCCTTAGAGGGGGCTAAAATACCTGTATGATCAGCAACGCCATCCTTCTTACATGGCCCTCCTACATCTTTCGGTGACTGGCTATCAGTGATAACCAGCTCTTTCTGGTGAAGAAATGTGCATGAATTCCCCTTTATACACCAGCCTCTAGCAAAGAAATCACATATGACTGCTGGCTTTTTTGTTGAATTCTCAAGTGGGGTGCCAGGAGAAGAGCTCCTTCGCCTTCTTCGTGGAGAGTTAAGACTGCAAAAAGATTCGAAAGTTATAAGTAGCTgttaaaaagtcaaaaaaagaaagaaatttctACACAATTGATGCAAGAAAAACAGGtttaaaatttcattacataGCAGTCGTTTTATACCTTGAGACACTACAATTTTCAAAAGAACGCAAGTCAGCATTTGTATGCAGAATTGGTACGTTTTGCTCCCCAATACGATCGTGTTTTGGATTCTCAATGTGAGTTTCGAACACATTCCCCCCAGACTCAGAACCATTCAGACCACGCGAGCCTATACGGGACCTATAATTATCATGAGCATCATCGATGTACCTTTTTGTATCTCTTAAAGCTTCAATAGGGACTTCGTTtcctaaaataaatttgatatctcCGTTAGCCAAGTAATTATCGAAAACATTACATCTTCAGGGGAAAAAAAGGGTCTGGTAGGCCTGGCCTCTAGATCAGCACCTTTACCCCAAGAAGCTATTAGGTGAAGAAAAGGTCTGCAGCTTCTGCTATGGTGAGGAGTAGATATGAGCTTCTGGGAAGCTCTAACAATAAGCTTCTACCCCTGCTGCACCAATAAACTATTTGGGGTTTTTGGTGAAAACCTGCTGGTGCTTCTTCAAAAAGCCATGCTTAAGCAGCATTTCTACAAAAGCTCCAGACAGGCTCCAGAGCTGCAGGCTTGACTCTACGGTTATGATCATTTAGGGTCAGATGAATCCTTACTTCTTGCTGCTTGCATCTCCACTAAAGGATCACAGGCGGTAATGTTACCGCCATTATCGTCCACCAATTGGCTAACGGATGCTGGATTGGCGCCAGATCTCTCATGAGCGGACGAATTTAGCTTCAGCTCCTCAGGACGACCTCCAGACTCTACCTTTGTCCTAGTATCTACAGGAAAAATATAGCGTTTTAAAATGAGCCACAATTACCCACCACTAGACTTGTAGCAAGTAAAACATTATGtaatcataaaataaaattttcaagttaAATTATCTATGGCCCATCGATACATTATACATATGGTTTTATTGGTTAACTGCCTTCTGTCAAGAAGATAGTCAAGTAGAAAAATTCATGGAGTAAGCTATAGCTAAGATCAAATGGAGATGTAGAATGGGCTCTTATAAATACAGCTGTCAAACAGAACTAAAAAGAGATAGTTCACCTCAGCAGTAACAATATTCAGTCAGCCTATAGTTAGGTTAGAGTCAAATCAGCCCAAAGGGTTCTGTCGGATTCTAGTTTTGGTTTCGTTGGGGATAGATTGCACCACTAGTCCCTAAAGTTCTAGCTACGTTTCACTTGCGCCCTCGAGCTTTTAAGTTTTACATTCAACACACCAAACTTTTAAAGTTCTTTCACTTTTAGTCCTTGACCTCATCTTATATTCAGTCAAAACCATCTGTATCTTCATATTCCTATTGCATGTAAAATTGTGATTGGAGAAAGATTCTTCCTTCCTAGTTTCCAAGCCTGATTCGGAATTGTTAAAATGGTTTTACCTAATTTATGGAAGCCTAATTTATCCTCGTTCTAGAACGCTTCTAGGACAACGATAGCAACACCTAGAGATGGTGGTGATGACACCTAGGGATTTTAGCACCCAATGGTTGGCTGTGGAGGGAGTGGCTTGCATTGGCCAACAGTGAGAGCCTAGTTGGCAATTGGCATCGTTTGAAAGTAGTCAAGGAGGTCGTTGAAGCAGATTTTAGTGTAATGCTGAAATATGAATGTTAGGGAAAGACAAAAGTATAAGAGGGTAAAGGCTTCAAGAACAGCTCCAAAGAGGTTCTCACTATATTCCATTTGATCTATATCATTGGAATTCCCAATTCAGCACTAAGCACAACTACAAAATAAACTTTTCTTCCTTATTTTGCGGGTGC encodes:
- the LOC109713146 gene encoding zinc finger CCCH domain-containing protein 36-like isoform X1 translates to MARCAESEPGSPAEDEEEKDEAEVEEEVEEEEEDDEEEEMELEEEEEVEEEEVEEEGEEDGEGDMPYSVDGDDTRTKVESGGRPEELKLNSSAHERSGANPASVSQLVDDNGGNITACDPLVEMQAARRNEVPIEALRDTKRYIDDAHDNYRSRIGSRGLNGSESGGNVFETHIENPKHDRIGEQNVPILHTNADLRSFENCSVSSLNSPRRRRRSSSPGTPLENSTKKPAVICDFFARGWCIKGNSCTFLHQKELVITDSQSPKDVGGPCKKDGVADHTDSAQAERSKLSTDSTEGAERSKLPTGSAKEEETPKLSASFEPRDSLNAETSSEIDHQRALVLAYGGENHTLPHLSGEHHLHASKTVEEGFIAQDDSQSNRTSTFPRNQLGRPQMIREEYQQPFGIKRTYLGYINHHASGWGKEPLSFSNQQGHYSIYDSRSSYSSSKLLNPTIDYSLNPLTGSPSSNRGSTPSSLEHINGGGKYDSWSASLPRSSSPFFSRSEVESSTHQKILREKRAEIQGNAWENSVPFRSSFCSLHLGKPAPQNQYDPFVDSLDPLKGGNISDNTGLSGNPTHGSNAQKATTVSGNPGHGFNAQKVSTDLSGNPNHGSNSQKATNALPPPHEELLDNKSSLELGGGHKSNPKDRKEKVSHVNEGANAKEANCDIKQVEKAKSDKESKALKVFRSALVDCVKELVKPFWREGRLSKDSHNTIVKKAVEKVLGAIQQVPTNTEAVNNYLSSSKPKLLKLVEGYVQKYGKS
- the LOC109713146 gene encoding zinc finger CCCH domain-containing protein 36-like isoform X2, which gives rise to MARCAESEPGSPAEDEEEKDEAEVEEEVEEEEEDDEEEEMELEEEEEVEEEEVEEEGEEDGEGDMPYSVDGDDTRTKVESGGRPEELKLNSSAHERSGANPASVSQLVDDNGGNITACDPLVEMQAARRNEVPIEALRDTKSLNSPRRRRRSSSPGTPLENSTKKPAVICDFFARGWCIKGNSCTFLHQKELVITDSQSPKDVGGPCKKDGVADHTDSAQAERSKLSTDSTEGAERSKLPTGSAKEEETPKLSASFEPRDSLNAETSSEIDHQRALVLAYGGENHTLPHLSGEHHLHASKTVEEGFIAQDDSQSNRTSTFPRNQLGRPQMIREEYQQPFGIKRTYLGYINHHASGWGKEPLSFSNQQGHYSIYDSRSSYSSSKLLNPTIDYSLNPLTGSPSSNRGSTPSSLEHINGGGKYDSWSASLPRSSSPFFSRSEVESSTHQKILREKRAEIQGNAWENSVPFRSSFCSLHLGKPAPQNQYDPFVDSLDPLKGGNISDNTGLSGNPTHGSNAQKATTVSGNPGHGFNAQKVSTDLSGNPNHGSNSQKATNALPPPHEELLDNKSSLELGGGHKSNPKDRKEKVSHVNEGANAKEANCDIKQVEKAKSDKESKALKVFRSALVDCVKELVKPFWREGRLSKDSHNTIVKKAVEKVLGAIQQVPTNTEAVNNYLSSSKPKLLKLVEGYVQKYGKS